A region of the Stieleria neptunia genome:
TCCAGTCGATAGCCGCCGAAACGGGAGTCGGAATTTCGATCTTCGTTTTCACTCTCGCTTTCATCGACGATCACCACGGGTCCCGCCGGCATCGTGACTTGGGCGGCGCCCAAGGGATCCGCCGGAGGAGTGAAACGTTCGAACCAAGTGCCACGTGCGTCCAGAAAACGCTGCTTCCAACCGATCGCCAGCCGCGCCCGTTCGGCATCAAATGCAAAATGGACGCCTTGAGGAAAGCCGACCGCGATCGCGTGCGTTCCCGCTTGTTCCATGAACGTCCGCAGCACGATCGGTCTTTCGGTCGGCGACAGTTCGTAGTTGGCCGAACGCACGGTCTCGATCTTTTCCGGCAGCGGTTCCTGGTCCAGGTATTTTAAATACGCCCAGATCGCTGAAATCTGGTGCCGGACGTCACCATCGAGCAACTCCGGTCGATTGGTCTTTCCGTCAGGGAAAAAGGTGGGCATCCGCGTCCGCTTTTTCACCGCGCTGGGATTCAGCACGAATTCGTAGAACCACTTGGAATCGATGCGGTTGGTGGTTCCCGACAAGTCGATTCCGACGACCCCGGGCAAACTCTCGCCGCGAAACGCATGGCAACCGACACAGCCGGTGTTGACCAGGTCGCGTCCGGCATCGGTCATCTCCTGTTGCGGCGGCAGAAGATCGACCGCGTCTTGCTGGTCCACTCGGTCGGCTGCTTGAAAGCCCCGGACCATGGAATCGGCCGTGTCGTCGGAATAGGCCGGCATGCGGGCGGTCATGAAGGGGCGATGGGGTCGCGTCTTGGGATGGAAAACGGACGCCAACGCTTTGGGCGTCAATTTGCGCCCGACCCCGCCCAGTGTCGGCGGCAATCGACCTTCGTCCCCCAAATCCACATTCCCGACGGTTTCGAAGTAGGCTTTGCGAAACCGGCCGACCCCGCCTCGTTCGTCGCGCCGATGGCATCCGTAGCAATTCAATTGCAGCATTCGGAAATCGACATCGTCGGCGGCGGTGCGGTTTTCAGATCGTACGGCAGTCAGGCGTGCGCCGATGGCACGACGTTGTTCGTCGTCCAACCCGTACCGAGGCATTTCGCCGCTGGGGTTTTTCATGCAACTTGATTCGGCGGCGGCATTGAGTTGCGACAGCGGCTTGGCCGCCGCAGCGGTCAACGCATCGGATGCATCATGGCAAGACGCACAACGCAGTTGAACGAACAACGCTCGTCCCTTGTCCACCATGGCTTTCGGTGCAACGTTGGGCTGCATGTCGATCTGATTCGACGTTTGATTTCGCAGCAGATGCGCCGCGATGTCCGCTGCTTCAAGTGGCGTGAGTCGCAAGGAGGGCATCCGCGCACTGGGACGCGTCTTGGTCGGATTCAACAGCATCATCGTCAACGAGCGAAGCGAATACTTGCTGACCAGATCACCGTGCGGCACCGAATCCACCGGCCGTGCTTCGCTGGCCAAACCCAGATCCGCGATTTCTTCTGGGTCGAGCTGTTCGATCAGCTCGTCGATCGCCGAAGCTTTGGATTCGACCGTTTCGTAATTCGCGTCGGGGTCATGGCAGGCCACGCACCCGACGGCGTGATAAAGTTTGCTGCCGCGATCGGCGTCGCCCCGTTTCCAGAATTCGTGGACCACCGGCAACGCACCACCGGCTTTGATGACGGCAAACGGTTGTTGTTGTGAACCCAGGAATGCGACCAGCGCGTCGATCGCTTCGCTGCGTTCCGATTCGGGAAGGGTCGACAGCACGTGCGGCATCGTCGTTTCCGGTTTCATCGCAACCGGATCGGCCAGATACTGTTTCAGCCACTTCGGTTGCAGCCGGTTGCCGGCACCGGTCAATCGCGGACCGCGTTTGGGTTTCAGCCAATCGTCGTCGGACGCATGGCAGCTGACGCAGCTCAGTTCGCTGATCAACAGCGAACCGGCCCGTGTCGGAGAAAGCTCGTCATGCCGCGCGAATCGATCAAACCCGCTGACCATCGGTGCGGCGATCGAATCAGGACCGCCCGTCGCGGGCGTTTGTTCTTCCGCTCGCAAGGCGCCCGGGATGGCGATCGCAACCGCGCAAACCAACGGCCGCCAAAACCGTTCAACGTGATGTCTGAGTCGTGTGAGTGAATTCAAATTGTCGTCCCCAATTTGCGACCCTTTTCGAAAGGTGGTCGGTCGCGTGTGAGCAATCTAGGTGAGTGGTCGTGCAATCTCGAACGTTTTGCGGACAGTGGTACGTCTCATTTCGCATTCGCATCGGATTCAATCTTGAGAATCAAGATGCGAAAGCCATCGCCGGGTTTTGCCACCGCCGGCCACTGAACGATTTCTTGTTTGGACGGTTCACCGAAGGTTCCGTCAAAGGGATTGAACCAAGTCGTCGTCATCGTCTGGCCACGCGTCTCGGAGGGCAGCCGGAGCCCGACGAACTCGCATTCTTTGGGAACATAATAGACGTGCAATCCCTTTCCGTCGTGCAGACAAAAGCCCGCATTGCTTTTCTTGTCCCCAGCGATCAAGTTGCCCAAGTCGTATCGATCGACAAGTGTTCGTAGATGCCGATAGTAATCCAGACGGGGGCGAGATTCCGGCGGCAATGCATCGATGTCAGCAATGACCACGTTCCAGGCGGCGCCCTGCCA
Encoded here:
- a CDS encoding cytochrome c family protein, producing the protein MNSLTRLRHHVERFWRPLVCAVAIAIPGALRAEEQTPATGGPDSIAAPMVSGFDRFARHDELSPTRAGSLLISELSCVSCHASDDDWLKPKRGPRLTGAGNRLQPKWLKQYLADPVAMKPETTMPHVLSTLPESERSEAIDALVAFLGSQQQPFAVIKAGGALPVVHEFWKRGDADRGSKLYHAVGCVACHDPDANYETVESKASAIDELIEQLDPEEIADLGLASEARPVDSVPHGDLVSKYSLRSLTMMLLNPTKTRPSARMPSLRLTPLEAADIAAHLLRNQTSNQIDMQPNVAPKAMVDKGRALFVQLRCASCHDASDALTAAAAKPLSQLNAAAESSCMKNPSGEMPRYGLDDEQRRAIGARLTAVRSENRTAADDVDFRMLQLNCYGCHRRDERGGVGRFRKAYFETVGNVDLGDEGRLPPTLGGVGRKLTPKALASVFHPKTRPHRPFMTARMPAYSDDTADSMVRGFQAADRVDQQDAVDLLPPQQEMTDAGRDLVNTGCVGCHAFRGESLPGVVGIDLSGTTNRIDSKWFYEFVLNPSAVKKRTRMPTFFPDGKTNRPELLDGDVRHQISAIWAYLKYLDQEPLPEKIETVRSANYELSPTERPIVLRTFMEQAGTHAIAVGFPQGVHFAFDAERARLAIGWKQRFLDARGTWFERFTPPADPLGAAQVTMPAGPVVIVDESESENEDRNSDSRFGGYRLDSAGVPTFLYDVAGWSIEDRIEATESGTLRRTVTVRGNPPGQKLRLLAHAAKRLKPEGPFAFSDGQGLTVTLSDDLARTGALRRSGEVDQWLIPLDAQDRNTAILEYRW